In Raphanus sativus cultivar WK10039 chromosome 5, ASM80110v3, whole genome shotgun sequence, the following proteins share a genomic window:
- the LOC108859171 gene encoding uncharacterized protein LOC108859171 produces the protein MIPQSSSSSSFDFLSHANVSRRLLCPCSNEHGLILFPDRFARRRILRRKTRFQVTNANSKLVSSGIRVDSARKVARSLVLARFSNEFEDEQESSSHESTIQSDRSSSFTNYREDPIVDKLRTQLGAIHPIPSPPFNRSAIGLFAFFFFVGVVCDKLWAWRKRRRQDRQQRAGPWAQLPSPSFEKDLQRKESVEWVNMVLVKLWKVYRGGIENWLVGLLQPVIDDLKKPDYVKRVEIKQFSLGDEPLSVRNVERRTSRRVNDLQYQIGLRYTGGARMLLMLTLKFGIIPVVVPVGIRDFDIDGELWVKLRLIPSAPWVGAASWAFVSLPKIKFELAPFRLFNLMGIPVLSMFLTKLLTEDLPRLFVRPKKIVLDFQKGKAVGPVSEDLKSGDMQEGNKDFVGELSVTLVNAQKLPYMFSGRTDPYVILRMGDQVIRSKKNSQTTVIGAPGQPIWNQDFQFLVSNPREQVLQIEVNDCLGFADMAIGIGEVALGSLPDTVPTDRFVVLQGGWSLFGKGSAGEILLRLTYKAYVEDEEDDKRNAKAINADASDDEMSDSEEPSSFVQIDEIPSDDLSQESFMNVLSALILSEEFQGIVSSEAGNKLYEGEESVSPVSSKATEDSKSQPDDSGNGGISDLKVKSPSSDRSSVDDGGLALLWFSVITSVLVLVAINMGGSSFFNP, from the exons ATGATTCCACAatcatcttcctcttctagCTTCGATTTCTTATCTCACGCTAACGTCTCACGCCGTCTGCTATGTCCCTGCTCCAACGAGCACGGCCTGATTCTCTTCCCAGATAGATTCGCGAGGCGGCGGATTCTCCGCCGCAAGACCAGATTTCAGGTGACGAATGCGAACTCGAAGCTCGTTTCCAGCGGAATTCGCGTGGATTCCGCGAGAAAGGTCGCGAGGAGTCTCGTGCTTGCTCGGTTCTCGAATGAATTCGAAGACGAACAAGAATCATCATCGCATGAGTCTACGATTCAGAGTGACCGAAGCAGCAGTTTCACTAACTACCGAGAAGATCCGATCGTGGACAAGCTCAGGACTCAGCTCGGCGCTATCCACCCCATCCCCTCTCCACCATTCAACCGCAGCGCGATTGGTCTCttcgccttcttcttcttcgtcggcGTCGTCTGCGACAAGCTCTGGGCGTGGAGGAAGAGGCGGAGGCAAGACAGGCAGCAGAGAGCCGGGCCATGGGCGCAGCTCCCCTCCCCCTCCTTCGAGAAGGATTTGCAGAGGAAAGAGTCGGTGGAGTGGGTGAACATGGTGCTGGTGAAGCTCTGGAAAGTTTACAGAGGCGGGATTGAGAATTGGCTCGTCGGGCTGTTGCAGCCTGTGATTGATGACTTGAAGAAGCCTGATTATGTTAAGAGAGTTGAGATTAAGCAGTTTTCGCTTGGGGATGAGCCTTTGTCTGTTAGAAATGTTGAGAGGAGGACGTCGAGACGCGTCAATGACTTGCA GTACCAGATTGGTCTTAGGTATACTGGTGGTGCTCGGATGTTGTTGATGCTCACTTTAAAGTTTGGTATCATCCCAGTAGTCGTGCCAGTTGGTATTCGGGACTTTGACATCGACGGTGAGCTTTGGGTTAAGTTAAGATTGATACCATCAGCGCCTTGGGTTGGAGCTGCATCATGGGCATTTGTATCACTTCCAAAGATCAAATTTGAGCTGGCACCATTCCGGTTGTTTAATCTGATGG GAATTCCTGTTCTATCAAT GTTCTTGACCAAACTGCTGACAGAAGATTTGCCTCGCTTATTTGTACGGCCAAAGAAAATTGTCTTGGATTTCCAGAAAGGAAAAGCTGTTGGACCTGTTTCAGAAGACCTAAAATCTGGAGACATGCAGGAAGGGAACAAGGATTTTGTTGGGGAACTGTCTGTTACTCTCGTAAATGCCCAGAAACTTCCATACATGTTCTCTG GTAGAACGGATCCATATGTTATATTACGGATGGGTGATCAAGTTATCCGCAGTAAGAAGAATAGTCAAACTACTGTGATTGGGGCTCCTGGTCAGCCAATCTGGAATCAG gACTTCCAATTCCTTGTTTCAAATCCTAGAGAACAAGTATTACAAATTGAAGTCAACGACTGTCTTGGATTCGCCGATATGGCTATTGGCATCGGAGAG GTTGCTCTCGGATCACTGCCAGATACGGTTCCTACAGACAGATTTGTTGTTTTGCAAGGAGGTTGGAGTTTGTTCGGAAAGGGATCTGCTGGAGAAATACTACTACGGCTTACGTACAAAGCATACgtggaggatgaagaagatgataaaCGCAATGCAAAAGCCATTAATGCAGATGCTTCGGatgatgaaatgtctgattCTGAAGAGCCTAGCTCATTCGTGCAGATTGATGAGATTCCTTCTGATGATCTTAGTCAAGAATCGTTTATGAATGTGCTGTCTGCATTAATTTTAAGCGAGGAATTTCAAGGCATAGTTTCATCAGAAGCTGGGAATAAACTTTATGAAGGTGAAGAAAGCGTGTCACCAGTATCCTCAAAGGCTACGGAAGACTCAAAATCTCAACCGGACGATTCTGGCAATGGGGGCATATCAGATTTGAAAGTGAAAAGCCCGAGTTCTGATAGAAGCTCCGTTGATGATGGAG GATTAGCATTACTGTGGTTCAGTGTAATCACTTCTGTATTGGTGCTCGTTGCTATTAACATGGGCGGCTCAAGTTTCTTCAACCCGTAA
- the LOC108859170 gene encoding pre-mRNA-processing protein 40C, whose amino-acid sequence MEGENATEPMDTAAPYTGEGIFATAPPPPSDSVSATAASSVSPSSKSQPEQSSMSIATTGFLSQSVPSSLTAQLSANPIPQASHMVQNPPFGQPGTLAPPGLMAFPGSNPFSTVPRPGGPAQINPGVIHPHMYPPYHSMPAMHGTPQGMWLQPPPMGGGIPRAHFPSHPTPFPGSYPFPVRGASSHLPYPGSQPLPVGNAGTVHQPLDIPPGQKTEALPGIDDRAGSQLVGNRVDAWTAHRSETGVVYYYNSVTGQSTYEKPPGFEGEPDKVPAQPIPISMENLHGTDWALVSTNDGKKYYYNNKTKVSSWQIPAEVKDLVKKTEERSAESLASVPSADLTEKGSEQSSLNAPAINNGGRDAALLRPTVVPGFSALDLVKKKLHDSGVPVSSTTTSEANGGKANEVTPSGESGDGISKVKDAPGAGDLSDSTSDSEDEDSGPSKEECIKQFKEMLKERGVAPFSKWEKELPKIIFDPRFKAIQSHSVRRSLFEQYVKTRAEEERREKRAAHKAAVEGFRQLLDEASKDIDKHTDYHTLKKKWGHDLRFEALDRKEREALLNERVLSLKRAAEQKAQEIRAAAASEFKKMLREKEVSINSHWSKVKDSLRNDPRYRSAAHEDREVFYNEYIAEVKAAQRGEDYDMKSRGEEDKLRERERELRKRKEREVLEVERVRQKIRRKEALASYQALLVEKIRDPEASWTESKPKLERDPQKRASNPDLDPADKEKLFRDHIKTLYERCARDFKALLVEVLSSEAASQQTEEAKTVLNSWSTAKQVLKSDIRYSKMPRDDREVIWRRYAEDILRKQNQDSPQKEDKQRDYKI is encoded by the exons ATGGAAGGGGAGAATGCAACGGAGCCGATGGACACAGCGGCGCCATATACGGGAGAGGGTATCTTCGCCacagctcctcctcctccaagtGATTCAGTATCGGCTACTGCTGCTTCGAGTGTCTCTCCAAGCAGTAAATCTCAGCCGGAGCAATCCTCTATGTCT ATTGCCACTACAGGGTTTCTCTCTCAATCAGTACCATCTTCCCTTACTGCGCAATTGAGTGCTAATCCCATACCTCAAGCTTCGCATATGGTACAAAACCCGCCTTTTGGTCAACCAGGAACACTCGCTCCTCCTGGACTCATGGCTTTTCCTGGTTCCAACCCTTTCTCCACAGTTCCAAGACCCGGGGGTCCTGCTCAAATCAACCCTGGTGTTATTCATCCACATATGTATCCTCCTTATCATTCTATGCCAGCAATGCATGGAACCCCCCAGGGAATGTGGTTGCAGCCTCCACCTATGGGTGGTGGTATCCCCAGGGCACATTTTCCTTCGCATCCTACTCCTTTTCCTGGTTCTTACCCATTTCCGGTTCGTGGAGCTTCTTCTCACCTGCCATATCCTGGTTCTCAACCGCTTCCTGTGGGAAATGCTGGCACTGTTCACCAACCGTTAGATATTCCTCCTGGTCAAAAGACAGAAGCACTCCCAGGAATTG ATGACAGAGCTGGTTCTCAACTAGTAGGAAATCGAGTAGATGCCTGGACTGCACATAGATCGGAAACAGGAGTTGTTTACTATTATAATTCGGTGACAGGGCAATCGACTTATGAAAAGCCTCCTGGTTTTGAAGGGGAG CCTGATAAAGTGCCGGCTCAGCCAATTCCTATCTCTAT GGAGAATTTACATGGGACGGATTGGGCTCTTGTGTCTACAAATGATGGCAAAAAATATTACTACAACAATAAAACAAAG GTAAGTAGCTGGCAGATTCCAGCCGAGGTGAAAGATTTGGTGAAGAAAACGGAGGAGAGGTCAGCGGAGAGTTTAGCTTCTGTGCCGAGCGCAGATTTAACTGAAAAGGGTTCTGAGCAATCAAGTTTGAACGCACCTGCTATTAACAATGGTGGCCGGGATGCCGCATTGCTAAGACCTACAGTTGTTCCTGGTTTCTCAGCATTGGATTTAGTTAAAAAGAAACTACATGATTCTGGAGTGCCTGTCTCCTCTACGACAACATCTGAAGCAAATGGTGGTAAAGCAAACGAGGTCACACCTAGTGGAGAGAGTGGAGATGGCATAAGTAAGGTAAAAGATGCTCCTGGAGCTGGTGACCTTTCTGATTCTACTTCAGATTCCGAAGATGAAGATAGTGGACCGTCAAAGGAAGAGTGTATCAAACAGTTTAAG GAAATGCTCAAGGAGAGAGGAGTAGCACCGTTTTCTAAATGGGAGAAGGAACTGCCAAAAATTATCTTTGACCCTCGCTTCAAG GCAATACAAAGTCATTCTGTTAGAAGATCTTTATTTGAGCAGTACGTAAAGACGCGCGCTGAAGAAGAACGTAGGGAAAAGCGTGCTGCTCATAAGGCAGCTGTTGAAGGTTTCAGGCAGTTGCTGGACGAAGCGTCTAAG GACATTGATAAACACACTGATTATCATACTTTAAAAAAGAAATGGGGACATGATCTGCGGTTCGAAGCACTTGACCGCAAGGAAAGAGAAGCTTTGCTGAATGAAAG AGTCCTTTCTTTGAAACGTGCTGCTGAACAAAAGGCGCAAGAAATCCGCGCAGCAGCTGCCTCGGAGTTTAAAAAGATGCTACGTGAAAAAGAAGTGTCCATAAATTCACACTGGTCCAAG GTTAAGGATAGCCTGAGAAATGATCCAAGATATAGATCTGCTGCACACGAGGACAGGGAGGTCTTTTATAATGAGTACATTGCGGAAGTAAAAGCTGCACAAAGGGGAGAGGATTATGATATGAAAAGTAGAGGCGAAGAG GATAAACTGAGAGAACGAGAGCGGGAGTTGCGGAAACGGAAAGAAAGAGAAGTGCTAGAGGTGGAAAGGGTACGACAAAAAATTAGAAGGAAAGAAGCACTCGCTTCTTATCAAGCCTTGCTGGTGGAGAAGATCAGAGACCCTGAG GCATCCTGGACAGAATCTAAGCCAAAACTTGAGAGGGATCCACAGAAACGCGCCTCTAATCCGGATTTGGACCCTGCTGATAAAGAGAAGCTATTCCGAGACCATATAAAGACATTGTACGAG AGGTGTGCCCGTGACTTTAAAGCTCTTCTAGTTGAAGTCTTGTCGTCGGAAGCTGCTTCTCAACAGACGGAAGAAGCAAAGACCGTGCTCAACTCCTGGTCGACCGCTAAACAAGTACTCAAATCCGATATCCGGTACAGCAAGATGCCAAGAGATGACAGGGAAGTCATATGGCGCCGATATGCTGAAGATATTTTGAGGAAACAGAACCAAGATAGCCCTCAAAAGGAAGATAAACAAAGAGATTACAAGATCTAA
- the LOC108859177 gene encoding cytosolic Fe-S cluster assembly factor NBP35 — translation MENGDIPENANEHCPGPQSESAGKSDSCAGCPNQEACATAPKGPDPDLVAIAERMSTVKHKILVLSGKGGVGKSTFSAQLSFALAGMDHQVGLMDIDICGPSMPKMLGLEGHEIHQSNLGWSPVYVEENLGVMSIGFMLPNSDEAVVWRGPRKNALIKQFLKDVYWRDIDYLVVDAPPGTSDEHISIVQYLQATGIDGAIIVTTPQEVSLIDVRKEVSFCKKVGVPVLGVVENMSGLSQPLADVKFMEIGSSVDVTQDVISCLRENAPELLNVLACSEVFDSSGGGAERMCREMGVPFLGKVPLDPQLCKAAEQGKSCFEGNNKCSVSAPALKSIIQKVLASMTE, via the exons ATGGAGAACGGAGATATTCCAGAGAACGCCAATGAAC ATTGCCCAGGTCCCCAATCGGAAAGTGCTGGAAAGTCAGATTCTTGCGCAGGTTGCCCTAATCAGGAAGCATGCGCAACTGCTCCTAAAGGACCTGACCCAG ATTTGGTTGCCATAGCAGAGAGGATGAGCACTGTTAAGCACAAGATTCTGGTCTTGTCCGGTAAAGGCGGGGTTGGCAAGAGCACTTTCTCTGCTCAGCTCTCCTTTGCCCTCGCGGGAATGGACCATCAGGTGGGCCTGATGGATATTGACATATGCGGTCCAAGCATGCCTAAAATGTTAGGCCTTGAAGGGCACGAGATTCACCAGAGCAACCTCGGATGGTCTCCGGTTTACGTGGAAGAGAACCTTGGTGTCATGTCCATAGGTTTCATGCTCCCGAACTCTGACGAAGCCGTGGTCTGGAGAGGTCCGCGCAAGAACGCACTCATCAAACAGTTCTTGAAGGACGTGTACTGGAGAGACATCGATTACCTCGTGGTTGATGCCCCGCCGGGAACTTCGGACGAGCACATCTCCATCGTCCAGTACCTTCAAGCCACTGGGATCGACGGTGCGATCATCGTGACGACCCCACAGGAAGTCTCGTTGATCGATGTCAGGAAAGAGGTGAGCTTTTGCAAGAAAGTTGGAGTTCCTGTGCTAGGAGTGGTAGAGAACATGAGCGGTTTGTCTCAGCCGTTAGcggatgtcaagttcatggagatTGGCTCTTCCGTAGACGTGACGCAAGACGTAATCTCTTGCTTGAGAGAGAACGCGCCAGAGCTTCTTAACGTGTTGGCTTGCAGCGAAGTGTTTGACAGCAGTGGAGGCGGTGCGGAGAGGATGTGCAGGGAAATGGGAGTGCCGTTTCTTGGGAAAGTTCCTTTGGATCCACAGCTTTGCAAAGCAGCTGAACAAGGTAAGTCATGCTTTGAGGGGAACAACAAGTGTTCTGTTAGCGCACCTGCGCTCAAGAGCATCATACAGAAGGTTCTTGCTTCGATGACCGAGTGA
- the LOC108859176 gene encoding putative F-box protein At3g20030: MTMISDLSRDLLEEILSKVPITCLRAVRSTCKLWNVLSKDRVLCKTDITDQFIGFMVKEYKICSMRFSLHGVGSSIKEIGNLFNQVEICNIIHCNGLLLCVTKEDNRLVVWNPYLGQTRWIQIQHINSYHRLESSYRYAFGYDHKNHSHKILRFLNVNRYELYDFSSNSWRILDIIPDHEILYWRRAVSLKGNTYTLAKEKTLVDEDVVGEVEIDEPPNFLLCFDFTRESFGPVLPLPFLHYNEDIGTLSTLRDEKLAVLYQRTVCPEVEIWVTTNIEPDAVSWTPFLNIDMKPLDRGFQYGLCSEASFFIDEEMKIAVVFYIYEAEKMGKTRSYHSVYTIGENGSLDNLDLGDAVYRDVSMLENRYCRPLVCSYVPSLVQIN; encoded by the coding sequence ATGACGATGATATCAGATCTTTCGAGGGATTTGCTAGAGGAAATACTCTCTAAAGTTCCAATAACCTGTCTACGAGCGGTGAGATCTACTTGCAAATTGTGGAATGTTTTATCCAAAGATAGGGTTTTATGTAAAACAGACATAACGGATCAGTTTATTGGATTCATGGTGAAGGAGTATAAGATTTGTTCAATGAGATTCAGTCTCCATGGTGTGGGTTCGTCTATAAAAGAGATAGGTAATTTATTTAATCAAGTTGAGATATGTAATATCATTCATTGCAACGGTTTGTTGTTATGCGTCACCAAGGAAGACAATAGGCTCGTAGTTTGGAACCCGTACTTGGGACAAACAAGATGGATCCAAATTCAACACATTAATAGTTACCACAGATTAGAGTCATCATACAGATATGCTTTCGGATACGACCACAAAAACCATAGCCACAAAATCTTGAGATTTTTGAATGTAAACCGGTACGAACTCTATGATTTTAGCTCTAATTCATGGAGGATTCTTGATATCATTCCGGATCATGAAATATTGTATTGGCGACGCGCTGTTTCTTTAAAAGGAAATACTTATACTTTGgccaaagaaaaaacattagtAGACGAAGATGTAGTAGGAGAGGTAGAGATAGACGAGCCTCCTAATTTCTTACTATGTTTTGATTTCACAAGAGAGAGTTTCGGACCGGTTCTACCTTTACCGTTTCTGCACTATAATGAGGATATTGGGACTCTGTCTACTCTTAGAGACGAGAAACTCGCGGTATTATATCAGCGCACGGTTTGTCCTGAGGTAGAGATTTGGGTGACAACCAATATTGAGCCGGATGCAGTGTCATGGACCCCTTTTTTAAACATTGACATGAAACCACTCGACCGTGGTTTTCAGTACGGCCTTTGCTCTGAGGCCAGCTTCTTCATTGACGAGGAGATGAAAATCGCTGTGGTTTTCTATATATACGAAGCTGAGAAAATGGGCAAGACCCGCTCTTACCATTCAGTTTACACCATTGGAGAGAATGGAAGCCTGGACAATTTGGATCTTGGAGATGCTGTGTATCGCGATGTCTCTATGCTAGAAAATCGGTATTGTCGCCCACTTGTGTGCTCGTATGTTCCAAGTTTAGTGCAAATCAACTAA
- the LOC108856839 gene encoding E3 ubiquitin ligase BIG BROTHER-related: MPMENDKDHGVNVVVTAEQASKVNDSTDVRLPENLQTGVVSDSGGGSEKGDESVVDTAVAVAADESGSNSVGELPPRSSSARVPFTNLSQIDADLALARTLQEQERAYMMLTMNSEVSDYGSWETGSYVYEEDEDDDEYETDDDPQEDAPVVNAHEEDQEDEEEAGYSDDETFARALQEAEQILSGLGNRVEDPEDEEDHTSQEAWDEMDPDELSYEELLALGDIVGTESRGLSADMIASLPSKRYKDGDNQNGTNESCVICRLDYEDDDNLILLPCKHSYHSECINNWLKINKICPVCSAEVSTSTAGQES, encoded by the exons ATGCCCATGGAGAACGACAAAGACCACGGTGTCAACGTCGTCGTCACCGCCGAGCAAGCGAGCAAGGTTAACGACAGCACTGACGTACGGTTACCGGAGAATCTTCAGACCGGCGTCGTATCGGATTCCGGAGGTGGAAGCGAGAAAGGAGATGAATCGGTGGTGGATACGGCGGTGGCGGTGGCTGCGGATGAGAGCGGATCGAATTCGGTGGGAGAGCTACCTCCCCGATCTTCCTCAGCGAGAGTTCCGTTCACTAATCTGAGCCAGATTGATGCCGATCTTGCTCTTGCTCGCACGCTCCAAGAACAG GAGCGGGCGTATATGATGCTGACGATGAACAGTGAGGTGAGTGACTATGGGAGTTGGGAAACTGGAAGCTATGTATACGAagaggatgaggatgatgacGAATATGAAACAGATGATGATCCTCAGGAAGATGCGCCAGTTGTTAATGCTCATGAAGAGGATCaagaagatgaggaagaagctgGCTATTCAGATGATGAAACCTTTGCTAGAGCTCTTCAGGAAGCTGAGCAAATCTTATCTGGGTTAGGAAATC GGGTTGAAGATCCGGAGGATGAGGAGGATCATACTTCTCAG GAAGCGTGGGACGAGATGGATCCTGATGAGCTTTCATATGAG GAGTTACTTGCACTTGGCGATATTGTAGGAACCGAGAGTAGAGGGTTGTCTGCTGATATGATTGCATCTTTGCCttcaaaaagatataaagaTGGAGACAATCAGAACGGAACCAATGAATC GTGTGTTATATGTCGTTTAGACTATGAGGATGACGATAACTTGATACTGCTTCCATGCAAACATTCTTACCATTCGGAGTGCATAAATAACTGGTTGAAGATAAACAAG ATTTGCCCGGTATGCAGCGCAGAAGTTTCAACTTCCACAGCTGGACAAGAAAGCTAA
- the LOC108860158 gene encoding uncharacterized protein LOC108860158 isoform X1, translating into MSSSRELQYLESTYRNNRPTTGLLNSIFMTTVNTAARSLVSVATTASTPELASRRWSASDHIRFMSMMMAWLALWVLRIFLDYRPLSLTSSSAYSDSYHHPFSFASGLLTAAAEKALVPTSAPSSSSTALVKYSGSADLGTMICDGVDMPSVNSLGRALCHALALMNEIPVTSRKYQYAMGMAEKIMEDNAQSCNVELLDVNRVALASSFARTTARLQDSLKRSRIADEPVVGLPLRLVGALPLGGYVTSYVRGVSTCINTVRSLADMTGNLLSQSSRRESALVRAGGFEESEVELAVEKLAEELLWLTEKLRRYGAVEEGIKRWSYASGLASLSLTAAPRVQGLLVKITALLIGEMARDGTQVPGQVKFRLLANWLPLFSHARLGLAFPVLTGYEKVEVERAIDKAISTLPALDQEILLTNWLQDFSVSATEWPDLTPAYDRWCNSTRQFVM; encoded by the exons ATGTCTTCATCAAGGGAGCTACAATACTTAGAGTCCACATACAGAAACAATCGTCCCACGACGGGTCTCCTCAACTCCATCTTCATGACCACCGTCAATACCGCCGCTCGTTCTCTCGTCTCCGTCGCCACCACCGCCTCCACACCGGAGCTGGCTTCTAGGCGATGGTCGGCTTCGGACCACATCAGGTTCATGTCTATGATGATGGCGTGGCTAGCCCTTTGGGTTCTTAGGATTTTCTTGGACTATCGTCCTCTTAGTCtcacttcttcttctgcttATTCTGATTCTTATCATCATCCCTTTAGTTTCGCTTCGGGTCTTCTTACCGCGGCAGCGGAGAAGGCGTTGGTACCGACTTCCGCTCCCTCGTCGTCCTCAACGGCGTTGGTGAAGTATTCAGGGTCCGCGGATTTGGGTACGATGATTTGTGATGGCGTTGATATGCCTTCCGTTAACTCTCTCGGTAGAGCACTTTGTCAC GCACTGGCGCTGATGAACGAGATTCCAGTGACCTCAAGAAAATACCAATATGCCATGGGAATGGCTGAGAAAATCATGGAAGACAACGCCCAGAGCTGCAACGTGGAACTACTCGACGTCAATAGAGTGGCCCTGGCGTCTTCTTTTGCACGCACCACTGCGCGTCTACAAGACTCCTTGAAACGCTCAAGAATCGCAGACGAGCCCGTCGTTGGTCTCCCCCTGCGTCTGGTCGGCGCCCTCCCTCTAGGAGGCTATGTTACCTCTTACGTGAGAGGGGTGAGCACGTGCATCAACACTGTCAGGTCCTTGGCGGATATGACCGGTAACTTGTTATCGCAGAGTAGTAGGAGGGAGTCTGCGTTGGTGAGAGCGGGTGGTTTTGAGGAGAGTGAGGTTGAACTGGCGGTGGAGAAGCTGGCGGAGGAGCTGTTGTGGTTGACTGAGAAACTCAGGCGTTATGGTGCGGTGGAAGAAGGTATAAAACGGTGGAGCTATGCTTCTGGTTTAGCTTCCTTGTCTCTTACGGCTGCTCCTAGGGTTCAAGGCCTCTTAGTTAAGATTACAG CGCTCTTAATCGGAGAGATGGCACGAGACGGCACACAAGTTCCAGGACAAGTGAAGTTCAGGCTCCTCGCAAACTGGCTACCGTTGTTCAGTCACGCTAGGCTTGGGCTAGCGTTTCCAGTTCTGACGGGTTATGAGAAGGTTGAGGTGGAACGAGCCATAGACAAAGCTATCTCAACATTGCCTGCATTAGACCAGGAAATCTTACTCACAAACTGGCTCCAAGATTTCTCAGTCTCGGCCACTGAGTGGCCTGATCTCACCCCAGCATACGACCGTTGGTGCAACTCCACTCGCCAGTTTGTCATGTAG
- the LOC108860158 gene encoding uncharacterized protein LOC108860158 isoform X2: MSSSRELQYLESTYRNNRPTTGLLNSIFMTTVNTAARSLVSVATTASTPELASRRWSASDHISFASGLLTAAAEKALVPTSAPSSSSTALVKYSGSADLGTMICDGVDMPSVNSLGRALCHALALMNEIPVTSRKYQYAMGMAEKIMEDNAQSCNVELLDVNRVALASSFARTTARLQDSLKRSRIADEPVVGLPLRLVGALPLGGYVTSYVRGVSTCINTVRSLADMTGNLLSQSSRRESALVRAGGFEESEVELAVEKLAEELLWLTEKLRRYGAVEEGIKRWSYASGLASLSLTAAPRVQGLLVKITALLIGEMARDGTQVPGQVKFRLLANWLPLFSHARLGLAFPVLTGYEKVEVERAIDKAISTLPALDQEILLTNWLQDFSVSATEWPDLTPAYDRWCNSTRQFVM; this comes from the exons ATGTCTTCATCAAGGGAGCTACAATACTTAGAGTCCACATACAGAAACAATCGTCCCACGACGGGTCTCCTCAACTCCATCTTCATGACCACCGTCAATACCGCCGCTCGTTCTCTCGTCTCCGTCGCCACCACCGCCTCCACACCGGAGCTGGCTTCTAGGCGATGGTCGGCTTCGGACCACATCAG TTTCGCTTCGGGTCTTCTTACCGCGGCAGCGGAGAAGGCGTTGGTACCGACTTCCGCTCCCTCGTCGTCCTCAACGGCGTTGGTGAAGTATTCAGGGTCCGCGGATTTGGGTACGATGATTTGTGATGGCGTTGATATGCCTTCCGTTAACTCTCTCGGTAGAGCACTTTGTCAC GCACTGGCGCTGATGAACGAGATTCCAGTGACCTCAAGAAAATACCAATATGCCATGGGAATGGCTGAGAAAATCATGGAAGACAACGCCCAGAGCTGCAACGTGGAACTACTCGACGTCAATAGAGTGGCCCTGGCGTCTTCTTTTGCACGCACCACTGCGCGTCTACAAGACTCCTTGAAACGCTCAAGAATCGCAGACGAGCCCGTCGTTGGTCTCCCCCTGCGTCTGGTCGGCGCCCTCCCTCTAGGAGGCTATGTTACCTCTTACGTGAGAGGGGTGAGCACGTGCATCAACACTGTCAGGTCCTTGGCGGATATGACCGGTAACTTGTTATCGCAGAGTAGTAGGAGGGAGTCTGCGTTGGTGAGAGCGGGTGGTTTTGAGGAGAGTGAGGTTGAACTGGCGGTGGAGAAGCTGGCGGAGGAGCTGTTGTGGTTGACTGAGAAACTCAGGCGTTATGGTGCGGTGGAAGAAGGTATAAAACGGTGGAGCTATGCTTCTGGTTTAGCTTCCTTGTCTCTTACGGCTGCTCCTAGGGTTCAAGGCCTCTTAGTTAAGATTACAG CGCTCTTAATCGGAGAGATGGCACGAGACGGCACACAAGTTCCAGGACAAGTGAAGTTCAGGCTCCTCGCAAACTGGCTACCGTTGTTCAGTCACGCTAGGCTTGGGCTAGCGTTTCCAGTTCTGACGGGTTATGAGAAGGTTGAGGTGGAACGAGCCATAGACAAAGCTATCTCAACATTGCCTGCATTAGACCAGGAAATCTTACTCACAAACTGGCTCCAAGATTTCTCAGTCTCGGCCACTGAGTGGCCTGATCTCACCCCAGCATACGACCGTTGGTGCAACTCCACTCGCCAGTTTGTCATGTAG
- the LOC130494823 gene encoding leucine-rich repeat extensin-like protein 5, which yields MTAKNLDHMGGGRSHKPLPPVVEFERQSGEVVEVSVHYPWVPATCSHSQSDPQPSLPLPPVTPPINHTLPVPTNPSLDSIPAQVAIIPKPNFNPFLTPEPPIRPSLKRSRSSPTLSPPVSSNANPFAQTLSLFNPQEAQPPDPISCSKPTFSPSSFSTVLVGSGPPVASEDPLLPSQ from the exons GTGGAGGTAGATCTCACAAACCCCTCCCACCTGTTGTTGAGTTTGAGAGGCAGAGTGGTGAGGTTGTGGAGGTATCAGTGCATTACCCTTGGGTCCCTGCTACCTGCTCACATT CCCAATCTGATCCTCAGCCTTCCCTGCCTCTTCCTCCAGTGACCCCACCGATTAACCACACCCTCCCTGTTCCCACTAATCCCTCACTTGACTCGATCCCTGCTCAAGTAGCAATTATCCCTAAACCAAATTTCAATCCCTTCCTTACTCCTGAGCCTCCTATTCGTCCTTCTCTAAAGAGATCTCGTTCGTCTCCAACCCTTTCCCCTCCCGTGTCCTCAAATGCTAACCCTTTTGCACAAACTCTCTCCCTTTTCAACCCCCAAGAAGCCCAGCCACCTGACCCTATCTCCTGCTCTAAGCCAACCTTTTCCCCCTCTTCTTTCTCGACTGTTTTAGTAGGTAGTGGTCCTCCAGTTGCTTCAGAGGATCCTCTTTTACCTTCTCAATGA